In Gossypium hirsutum isolate 1008001.06 chromosome A10, Gossypium_hirsutum_v2.1, whole genome shotgun sequence, the DNA window GACATTGTTGTATTACTATCAGCATTGCTTTGCCGCCTCAACCTTTCCCTCACCCTCTCTCGTGCCCTATTCAAGACATGCTCATCCTCCAACTCCCTCCACATTTGCAAAATTGAAGAAGCCTGAGTACTAGGCCTCTCAACATTCCCCCCTTGTCGCCTAGAAGCAGATGACTGCGACTCTCTCAAGAACGAAGAGTCCAGCATTGAAACAGTATGCAAACCAGCTAAAGCCATCAATTCAGACTCCCTGTTCCTCCTCTCCATCGTAGTCATCATTTCCTGAGCCTGCCTAGCAGCCCATCTACTCAAAATCCTAGAATGCCGCCTTCTAGCAGCGGATGACTCAGCCAAATCATCACCTTCAAGATCAGACCTTCTCCTCCTCCTAACAAGCTGATCACCCTCGTCATCCTCATCATCAGGATTTCTATTAGAACTGCATGATGCAACTGACATACAATCATCTAAATGTCCTCTCATCAATTCCTCCAAACCCCTTTCCAATTCAGCTCTGACGTCATTTGCAGATTCTGGTTTTTGTTGTAAAGCCTCAAAATCAGTCATATTTTTTTCCTACACCTAATTCTTTTTCCTAATACAATTAACCCATTAGCTTCATTTGCCTTCAAAATTACCCAAGATCACAACCCTgtcaaaatacatgtatatatacaaaaaattacaaaaccaGACCCTAATTTGgctttcaaaatttaataaaaaagcaaattaaaaatcaaacaaaaataactatgtCCTAAGCCCTAAATTTGGCCAAGAATAGAGCTCCAACTCATTTCTTCACCTAATAACAATACCAAAAGTCAAATAACAATAGGgaaaaaatcccaaaaaaaaataaaaaaatgaagaaaaatttattgaaatttgttgaaaatgaaagaaaaacttaAGACGAAAGAGACGTACCTGCGAAAGTCTATAATGAATTTCCCTTCCCCTTTCCGTGTATTGAAATGCGGGGTTTATTTTTCCCTGAAAATCAAAATAGGAAACTGAAATAGAAATTTTATCTgttcagaaaaataaaaaattattaaaaaagagagagagatcaAAAGCGAGAAGCATGTGAGAAatttataaattacataaaaagagagagaattctTTTGGTTCATAATTTTCTGTTTGGgtgatttttttcaattaatttaattactaatttatttacGGAAGAAGAGAGAGAGGCGCGCGGATTTACCACAAAGTGACACGTATTAAAACTTttagctttttttattttttattttgtaatttatattttttgggaGTCAAATAGCTTTATGCCACGTCATTAAATATTTGGAGTGACTCGGTCACTGCCTTTTTCTTGTTTGCTTTATGACGCCACCGCtctactctctcttttttcttattttattttatttatacaatcaatttatgtttttaataaaagGGAAATGTTGTTTAGAGTTCAATAGATGTCaaataaaaatagttttgaaatcaaataatatcaaaaatataaaaaaataattatagtttTGAGTAAGCTTGTAAGTAATTGGTgacttaaatataaataatttaaatatccgTTAATGAGTTGAGTTACATGTTTAAGTCGAAAGATATAATCGAAATTTGAAAGTGTTTGAGAAAAATTATTAGGTCTGGAAAATTAGTTTAGGTAAAAATTAGtcccatttaaaatatgggctAAGTTCAAGCTTAAATATTTAAAGCTCGAGCTCGacctatttttaaatttataatattttatattacgttatctttatatattatgtaatttagaatacattaaacaaataaatttatattaaatatataatattattttaatttaaacattaaaataatgttaagattattagataaaaaattcaataaataaaaaatgtataaatttgtcgattgagtcttaactcgagaGGATGTAAGTTTGAGTGCTTTGAAGCGCATTATACTCATATTTATGGGTTGAGAAGAAGTTATGGATAGTTGTAGCcattatgtcaaaaagaacagatataatcAGAAGCTATAAtacaattattcaaaaaaaaattataaaataacataagcAGACCTAAAATGGATTTCGATTAGTCTTTTATAAGCTtggacaaatataaaatatattaatgtcATACCTAAACCCGACTTATAAACACTTTTGATAATAGCTGCTTGAATAATtaccataatttattttaatttgtaatatgcaaaaatttaaaataaacactcaattaaattaaatattgtacACATACCCCCCCCCCCTTAGTATTACTTATTAGCTATTATCGAATGTTCTATACGTTATTTGTTTAGTTGATTGGACAATTTGCTTCTAGAAATGCCATTAATCGGGCAGGTAATTAAATTCTCAAACCTAATCCATAAATATACATTACTTTAACattcatgaatttaaaataacatttttcaaatttttaagtgttttattaaaatagcattaaaaattGCTTTTATTGTAAGTTTAAATTCAATCATCATTAAACGTATTCATCATCTATTGGTGAACATAAGATTTTGAATCATTCACTATTTTATTAGAGAATGCAACAAAATTACTAACTGTTTGATTAAAATGGCTTTGAGAACAAATTAAAGATTGGAGATATTTGAGGAGATTCCAAAAAAGATGCTAGTACTTTCTTTTATTGGCTTTATCATATACAGAAATATTATGTAGttagttttatttgtttgttttaccTACCcagtaaattaaattattttaattatattttaatttcttattaATATAATGACTTAATTTATGTCtttactattaaaaaatttaaaattatttttttaaatcatcgaatccttttattaaatcaaacaaAGACAgataaaattaaaaggttaaCATTCACTTTCTTAGCTATGAGGATTTATATTGGCAAGTTATTTTgatcaatattttctttttatcgaaAATAAATAATTGCAAAATATAACAATAATTGAGAgtacctttttttttctataaatacAATTAAAACTAATTTTCTTCATAATTAGATTcttgaatatatttaaatttactgaactttttccaaaaataaaacaaaaatagttgTGTTAAGGTATAGattgttttaggttaatttgtGGTTGCAACCCctctattatattaaaatttaagatttagtatctacattttaatttgacataattcatTCCATAAAGTCTAGCCCAGCAGACATttctatacatatataaaaagaaaaattttaaatattatgttatatattttttattgtaatttaaattatacTAACAAGAGGAAGAATAAATGCTAAAGCAAGTTCATGATGATTGCTCAATCAATAACATCAAGGTTTACACTTTTTAGTTTACTGGTATATTACCAACTGCAAATATAGTGTACATTAATCCAAAGCTGCCATTGTtacattttatgttttaattactgCTTCCTTAACACTAAAAATCTACAACTTCTGCCCCGGTCACCCAGACCCCAGACTAGGGAGTGATGAAAAGTACTGTTAGGGTTGTTGAGGCAGCTTATCAATGACAGATATAACCAAACTTATCCAGAAATCCAAAACCGAGTTCATTCTGCCATCGCCAGCTTTAAGCTACATTGAGGATCAGCAGCTTCTACCTGAACTTGATCTCAAATATAGGTACCTTGCCTCCATGTCTTTCGTTTAATCCTGCACCTTCAACACATATAATACCTAGCACTCATCTCGATCTCAAGTGTTGGTACCTTGCATTCATGTCTGTCTTTTGTTCCAACACCTTCACCTGTCGAATTTGCAGGAATGTCTATATGAGTGCTTACATCCTTCAAAAACAAACTGAACAAAAGCAAAATTTACAGAAGATTGTTAGTATTCATATCCACAGCTTAAGAATCTCATGTCCGTTCAAAACCTCTGACAAATGTGCAACCCACGAAATGAAATACATATGAGACTATTTATTCAGCAAATTAAGGCTGTCAGCTCAATCCCTTACCATGACAGTTGCATACATACAATGCTTATTATTTATCTCTTTCCCCTTCCATTTTCTAGCTAGCCTAAGCAAACAAGAAAATTAGTGATAGTTCTAAGTTTTAACAAACCTCAACCAAGACTTGTTTTGGCTAGCCTATAATTCCAGCCCCAAGAGGTAATTCTGGAATCAAGTTAGCGTACATACAAGGAGTAGCGAGGGAGAAAGAAATATTTCTCAAGTTCGAAGTAGCAAAAGCCCCATAAGGCTCCGGTAGAAAtaccttttctctcttttcttataTATACTGCTGATGCATAACAATAAGAAGCTGACTGTTCTATTGTTGTATTTGTGGAGCTTAATTGTAATAGATTATAGATTAAGATGGCATTTGGTAtattacatttatattatgtttggATCCTTTATGCAGCTTTCTTATCATACTAACCTAAGAGTTGATCTGAATACTTAATTTGTGATTTTACCTAGAAGTTATATATATAACTGCTTGCTATCATGTTATTCAGATAAGGCAAGTTCATTAGACACAAAATCACCTTgtcagaaaaaaaaatggaacatAATAAATAATTGTTTATCAAAATGTAAGAAATAAACCCTCAGATTTTAGGTTATAAAGACATAATTCAAATCTTTCAGATCAGGAACCCTACCGCTTATACGCACCTCTTAAGCTGGGCCTTATACAAGTCATCTACATCTAAAACTTCTGCAAGCTCAACTCCCATAAATTGACTTTCAGTATTGCAGTTTTGTTTGTTATCAGCCTGACACGAAAAGAGAAATGTGAGCTTTTAGAGTAACttatgttaaagattttgatcaACTAGCAGGAAATGGAAAAACTATAGCAACACTGACCAGTATGTAGGCTTGCTCATTTTTCAGCAAACCTTTTTGAGCTCCCAAGGCTTCTTCAAGGAAAACTTTGCCACAACTGCAACTATTAGAGATTTTCTGAACGAATAAGGTTGTTTCAGCCTCAAGTTCTTCATGGTCTCTCAATAGCATCGCAAAAGAAGCTTCCAGCacttcattttcaaacttgatttCACTAATTGTTTCCCTAAGAGCCAAAATTTCATCCTGAAGGAGTACTTTTTTCTGCAACTGAGCCGAAATTTCTTCTTCCAAAAGCTGGTTCTCTCTTTGGAGGTTGTCAACCTTGTTCGGCATATTAGAACAACCGTTTGCTGATTCTTTCGATTCTACTTCCAGGACCGTACACCGCACATTTAACTCCATCTTTTGTTTCCTTAGGTCTTCATTTGCTTTCTGAAGCATACTACATTCTTCAATGAGTGTAAGATTTTCGATTTTGAGACACTCACACTCTTCTTGAACTACTGACCATTGCCTTTGCATCTCTTCAACCTTCTGTATCATAACAAATGTTCGCACCTCCATTTCATCTTCCAATCTTCTTATTATCTCATCTTTGAAATTCGTAGCATCAAATTCTGGAATTTGTAGTTCCACGTGACAGTACTCTCTTCCATCATTAGGGTACATTAATTTTTCTTCTAAACAACATAACCCTTCTGATAAaagtaaattttcttcttctaGTTGAGATAAATAAACTTCCATGCCCTTCTTTCCTTCTTCGAGTTCTGAAGGTTTCTTTATGAGAATTTTGTTGGCAGACATCCGGGAATCCATATTGCTATTAAGTTCCATCATTTCACTCCGCAAATCATCCAAGAATTTAGCTGTAACAACAACTTCTCTCCGCATTATTTCCATATTTTCCTCCAACTGGCTTTTCTGCTTCTCAACGGAACAAATATGAGCTTCTAACTCTTTTTGCCGATTCCTCAAAGCCTTGAGCTCATTATCCTTGGCCAAATTGTCCGATTTAAGCTTCTCTATCTCTATTAATTTTGCTGGCAATTCCTTGACCAGACCACTATCTTCTAGACAAGGAGAAACCTGCTGTTTTTGACTAATCAAATCTGAACTTCTCAAAGTTTCCAAACAATCATATCCATGAGCTCCTTTAGGATTTGCAAATGAATAAAGAGTACACAACTGCTTTAACTCAGCTAAACAAAGTCGAATCTCGTCATCAAACTCAGCAACAGCCAGTTCAGAAACCCTGCATTCTAGAAATACAGTAGCAAATCTGTTCTCAAGATTATGAATCTTTGACAAAAGATCATCTCCTACAGCCTGTAAATCTTCAATATTGCAGTTATGCTTGTTATCAACCTGAAatgagaaaaaggaaaacaaGAAGACTCAGCAGTTTATTACTTTTTTGTTATAGGCAACGCTTTTCAATCAAATAAAAGTCTAGAGAGAGATGAACGTAATAAAGTCATTTGATCTCTAAAATGTGTAATTCAACCCCAAAAGCCACAAAATTTCAGGCCTATTTCAAATCATGGTTATAATAGCAAAAGGCAACTTTTAGCCTTAAAAACTGTATCAACAGCAATgctatatgcaacctaaacaaaaTCGTCATTCCTTTAGCTCCTTCAATCAAATCCAGTTTTCAACCCATTCAGAAAAACTTCTTAGTTCATAATTTATTAGTTTTTTCATGTAATTTcgaatttttttcttatttctttaagAAACTCTTTTAGTTAACCCC includes these proteins:
- the LOC107915781 gene encoding sarcolemmal membrane-associated protein isoform X1, yielding MAKLEKPVLAEDSLYGFKEVAEGAAIFVQKQLHSPGFENVDNKHNCNIEDLQAVGDDLLSKIHNLENRFATVFLECRVSELAVAEFDDEIRLCLAELKQLCTLYSFANPKGAHGYDCLETLRSSDLISQKQQVSPCLEDSGLVKELPAKLIEIEKLKSDNLAKDNELKALRNRQKELEAHICSVEKQKSQLEENMEIMRREVVVTAKFLDDLRSEMMELNSNMDSRMSANKILIKKPSELEEGKKGMEVYLSQLEEENLLLSEGLCCLEEKLMYPNDGREYCHVELQIPEFDATNFKDEIIRRLEDEMEVRTFVMIQKVEEMQRQWSVVQEECECLKIENLTLIEECSMLQKANEDLRKQKMELNVRCTVLEVESKESANGCSNMPNKVDNLQRENQLLEEEISAQLQKKVLLQDEILALRETISEIKFENEVLEASFAMLLRDHEELEAETTLFVQKISNSCSCGKVFLEEALGAQKGLLKNEQAYILADNKQNCNTESQFMGVELAEVLDVDDLYKAQLKSLFLKDVSTHIDIPANSTGEGVGTKDRHECKVPTLEIEMSARYYMC
- the LOC107915781 gene encoding sarcolemmal membrane-associated protein isoform X3, encoding MAKLEKPVLAEDSLYGFKEVAEGAAIFVQKQLHSPGFENVDNKHNCNIEDLQAVGDDLLSKIHNLENRFATVFLECRVSELAVAEFDDEIRLCLAELKQLCTLYSFANPKGAHGYDCLETLRSSDLISQKQQVSPCLEDSGLVKELPAKLIEIEKLKSDNLAKDNELKALRNRQKELEAHICSVEKQKSQLEENMEIMRREVVVTAKFLDDLRSEMMELNSNMDSRMSANKILIKKPSELEEGKKGMEVYLSQLEEENLLLSEGLCCLEEKLMYPNDGREYCHVELQIPEFDATNFKDEIIRRLEDEMEVRTFVMIQKVEEMQRQWSVVQEECECLKIENLTLIEECSMLQKANEDLRKQKMELNVRCTVLEVESKESANGCSNMPNKVDNLQRENQLLEEEISAQLQKKVLLQDEILALRETISEIKFENEVLEASFAMLLRDHEELEAETTLFVQKISNSCSCGKVFLEEALGAQKGLLKNEQAYILADNKQNCNTESQFMGVELAEVLDVDDLYKAQLKR
- the LOC107915781 gene encoding sarcolemmal membrane-associated protein isoform X2; translated protein: MAKLEKPVLAEDSLYGFKEVAEGAAIFVQKQLHSPGFENVDNKHNCNIEDLQAVGDDLLSKIHNLENRFATVFLECRVSELAVAEFDDEIRLCLAELKQLCTLYSFANPKGAHGYDCLETLRSSDLISQKQQVSPCLEDSGLVKELPAKLIEIEKLKSDNLAKDNELKALRNRQKELEAHICSVEKQKSQLEENMEIMRREVVVTAKFLDDLRSEMMELNSNMDSRMSANKILIKKPSELEEGKKGMEVYLSQLEEENLLLSEGLCCLEEKLMYPNDGREYCHVELQIPEFDATNFKDEIIRRLEDEMEVRTFVMIQKVEEMQRQWSVVQEECECLKIENLTLIEECSMLQKANEDLRKQKMELNVRCTVLEVESKESANGCSNMPNKVDNLQRENQLLEEEISAQLQKKVLLQDEILALRETISEIKFENEVLEASFAMLLRDHEELEAETTLFVQKISNSCSCGKVFLEEALGAQKGLLKNEQAYILADNKQNCNTESQFMGVELAEVLDVDDLYKAQLKRCV